Proteins from a genomic interval of Bos mutus isolate GX-2022 chromosome 15, NWIPB_WYAK_1.1, whole genome shotgun sequence:
- the LOC102271478 gene encoding olfactory receptor 5B12, whose product MENSTVVTEFILAGITDDPQLQIPLFLVFTLIYLLTLVGNLGVITLILLDSRLHTPMYVFLSHLSLMDFGYSTAVTPKVMAGFLTGDKVISYKACAAQFFFFAVFLSVETFLLSLMAYDRHAAVCKPLHYTNIMTPRVCAWMVVAAYVLGFLVASVHTWNAFSLSFCRSNVIDHFFCDATPVLALSCSDNNRSEIVFFVLVSFNIAFTLLIILISYLFIFVTILRVRSSEGHQKAFSTCASHLTSVSIFYGTGAFMYLQPGSRHSMSTDKMASVFYALVVPMLNPLIYSLRNKEVKSALKRAVGKATFSLRFMS is encoded by the coding sequence ATGGAGAATAGTACAGTCGTGACTGAGTTCATTCTTGCCGGGATAACTGATGACCCACAACTGCAGATCCCACTCTTTCTAGTGTTCACACTCATCTACCTCCTCACTCTGGTTGGGAACCTGGGGGTGATCACGCTGATCCTGCTGGACTCTCGTCTCCACACGCCCATGTACGTCTTCCTCAGCCACCTCTCCCTGATGGACTTTGGTTACTCCACAGCCGTCACTCCCAAAGTGATGGCTGGATTCCTCACGGGAGACAAGGTCATTTCCTACAAAGCTTGTGctgctcagtttttcttttttgctgtctttctCTCTGTGGAAACTTTTCTCTTGTCTTTAATGGCCTATGACCGTCATGCAGCAGTGTGCAAGCCACTCCATTACACCAACATCATGACACCAAGAGTGTGTGCCTGGATGGTCGTAGCGGCCTACGTCCTTGGTTTTCTAGTGGCCTCTGTGCACACTTGGAATGCATTCAGTCTCTCTTTCTGCAGATCCAACGTGATTGATCACTTTTTCTGTGATGCTACTCCTGTCCTGGCTCTCTCATGCTCAGATAACAACAGAAGCGAgatagtgttttttgttttggtgagCTTCAATATCGCCTTTACTCTCCTGATCATCTTGATCTCTTACCTGTTTATCTTTGTCACCATTCTGAGGGTGCGCTCATCTGAAGGACATCAGAAGGCCTTTTCCACCTGTGCGTCCCACCTCACTTCCGTCTCCATCTTCTATGGGACAGGCGCCTTCATGTACCTACAGCCCGGCTCCCGCCATTCCATGAGCACAGACAAGATGGCGTCTGTGTTCTACGCCTTGGTTGTTCCGATGCTAAATCCGCTGATCTATAGTCTGAGGAACAAAGAGGTCAAGAGCGCCCTAAAAAGGGCTGTCGGTAAAGCAACGTTTTCTCTAAGATTCATGTCTTAA
- the LOC102273762 gene encoding olfactory receptor 5B12, giving the protein MENSTVVTEFILAGITDDPQLQVPLFLLFALIYLLTLVGNLGVITLILLDSRLHTPMYIFLSHLSLMDFGYSTAVTPKVMAGFLTGDKVISYKACTTQLFFFVGFLVVETFLLASMAYDRHAAVCKPLHYTNIMTARVCTWMVVGCYVFGFLQASMHTWNTFSLSFCRSNVVDHFFCDVTPVLALSCSDSNRSEMVFFILAGFNIIFTIMVILISYLFIFVTILRVHSSEGHQKAFSTCASHLTSISIFYGTGAFMYLQPGSHHSMSTDKMASVFYAIIIPMLKSADL; this is encoded by the coding sequence atggagaacagtacagtCGTGACTGAGTTCATTCTTGCCGGGATAACTGATGACCCACAACTGCAGGTCCCACTCTTTCTACTGTTCGCTCTCATCTACCTCCTCACTCTGGTTGGGAACCTGGGGGTGATCACGCTGATCCTGCTGGACTCTCGTCTCCACACTCCCATGTACATCTTCCTCAGCCACCTCTCCCTAATGGACTTTGGTTACTCCACAGCCGTCACTCCCAAAGTGATGGCTGGATTCCTCACGGGAGACAAGGTCATTTCCTACAAAGCTTGTACcactcagcttttcttttttgttggctTTCTTGTTGTGGAAACTTTTCTCTTGGCTTCAATGGCCTATGACCGTCATGCAGCAGTGTGCAAGCCACTCCATTACACCAACATCATGACAGCAAGGGTGTGTACATGGATGGTTGTAGGATGCTATGTCTTTGGCTTCCTCCAGGCCTCCATGCACACTTGGAATACATTCAGTCTCTCTTTCTGCAGATCCAATGTGGTTGATCACTTTTTCTGTGATGTTACTCCCGTCCTGGCTCTCTCATGCTCAGACAGCAACAGAAGTGAGATGGTGTTTTTTATTTTGGCAGGCTTCAATATCATCTTTACTATTATGGTCATCTTGATCTCTTACCTGTTTATCTTTGTCACCATTCTGAGGGTGCACTCATCTGAAGGACACCAGAAGGCCTTTTCCACCTGTGCGTCCCACCTCACTTCCATCTCCATCTTCTATGGGACAGGCGCCTTCATGTACCTACAGCCCGGCTCCCACCATTCCATGAGCACAGACAAAATGGCGTCTGTGTTCTACGCCATAATCATCCCCATGCTGAAATCCGCTGATCTATAG